Below is a genomic region from Cloeon dipterum chromosome 2, ieCloDipt1.1, whole genome shotgun sequence.
TGTCGGACCGCACGCACCCCGGTAGGGGGTGGCCGCCCCTGCGAGCGCGGCCCATCTGCATGTGCTGCACGTTTAATCTTTTCATTACGCGcccatgcaaatttttcacgcgcgcgcgccgcggcggcgacaaattgttttattataataacCGCTGCCGGCTTATTTAGCACGGAGCTATATAGTAGGCGACTTTTgttgcattattattattatttgctctggCTGCGCGCTAAAAGGGTTGTGAAATGTACACTCCTCCAAATTGCTGCCGGTATTCGCGGCGTAATGAGAGCAGCCCGCGCGCATATGGGCCGCAATTTGATTTGCATGCGGCGATCATTAAAGACTGTTTTGTCCGACGCTTTTGATGCAGTCCGTCTCTGCTAAATTTTGATTGCGAGCCACAACTGCGGCGCATGATTAACCGGCCGGCGCACAGACAGCACACACGCTTTTGCCTAGATTCAATTCAGCTCCAAAGCATAATAGCATAATTTATGAACCAAACACAGTGCTAGCTGAGCAGTTTAAgcattcattaaatttgcatagagcattcattaataaaagaaTTGATTTCCGTTTATTTAAACGCTCgccaaaattgtaaaaactgtgaaggtttttttctattttgccTATAGATTTCACAGTTTTAGAGcaattcgttttatttttactttatctTATGAAGAAATATTCACCCTCggacagatggcgccaccgtctattttaataataaatttaattttaaggcacttccactgcaatttcagactcaatcctgctgctgtgcattcttcactttatgacgtgctgaaaactaaaatcagtccagccattcgccgtagaatcgttggaaaacatttttatttcaaaaaatagttattcgcggattgagtctgaaatcgcagcggaagtgccttaaaaataaatttattactaaggTAGAAGGTGGCGCCATcagttggcggcttcgaaaactaagggtttatacaactggttaATTCctacaattatatttttaatgttttcaatgtaatattttaaaatccactCTTATTTACAAAGTTTACtataaaattggtaaaaaaacatTCTAATTTATGGCCAAAAGTATTTAAGACATTAGGATTatctacaattttaaaaattcagatggCAATGTAATATATACAGTCAACAGAGTATTAAATTATCCGTTACAATACAGTTGAatcaaatttacataaaatgcaaaaaattgttctgcctttcaataattttcgatTAATAGAAGCAGTCTGTGTTGCAGGCCGCCAGTGAACGGGCCTCTCGGCATGGCTCTCGGTCCTCCACGCTACGCGCCCACGATGCTCGCACCTGCCCCAGAAAACTCCACGACCTCATCTAAGCCAGACAACAATGATGATGGTGAGTGAAATCTACTTTTTTCTATCCacagctaaatattttttttacaagtaATTCGATTAGGAGCAAAATTTGTATAGGATTTCTTTAATATACAAACTCAATAACAGCGGCTTCAATCAACctaaatatgataattttaaaacatttctttttaacatttatattttaataaaacataaaattaaactaaattaatttttattttaataaaactatttgatttatatattttttatttaaattgtcatatttttatattaacaattaatataaaattacttttaaaaattttatcttaaaacaatagaatgatttttacaggaatgtgaataaatttagatGGGTAAAATAagtactaaaattttaatttaaaccttgAGATCAACCAACTATATCATGTGATCAAATATTAATTGGGAACTGTACTCGTTGCCTTCGTGTTGGATAAATATAGTAccaaatatattatgtattattcTATGGATAATACACAcaaccaataaattttagttgaatatGAGCAAaagcaaaccaaaaataaCTACCGTAACAACTAACAACAATTGTGGACACGATCAAGtgaagagaaaatatattaatttgtaaagcACGGTTAGCGTTGGAGGAGTTGAAAGTGGAAGATTTAGTGTTAGCGGATTTACGTTTGCCACTTGAAGCGACGTTATGTACACGCTTTTGCTCTGTATtcgaaaaaaagaaagaaagaaagataaAGTCTCTGTCGGTCTCGGTGCTGTGCTGTGCATATAGTCTCTTCGTTGGCGTGGAAAATTCAAACGCGAGGGCGGTGCGAGATCAAGAGATTTGGCGTCGAGCACGCGCACCATTTGACCCCTTCGACGGGTTGCACCCCCGCCAGTCAGCGCCGCATTACACAATCGAACCGCACGCCACGCCCTACTGCTTTTTGCTCGCATGTGTGTTTGTTTCAATGGCAAACGCTTACACATCGCCATATTTGatacgattttaaaatttaatttaatataatcgttattaataatttgatctaaatatttgttaaaattttgcaatttgattaCGTAGGCGTGATTCTAGGGGATggtaaaaaaaggaaactatTGCTATGGAAAATTATCATCTTTTATCACGAATTATAGCAATAAAAACGCCATAAAACACCTATTTAGTGTATAAGTCCTTAgagttcgaagccgccaacagatggtgcccCCGTATAatttagtaataattttaatttaaaggcacttccgctgcgatttcaaacGCAATCCTGTCACTCTGCATTCTTCACATAATACGTTTTCTTTTGACttgctgaaaactaaaattggtTAAgtcaatcgccgtagaatcacgaaaaattctgttttgaaatataaaataatttccaacgtttctgcggcgaatggctggaattaattttcgaattaaaagAAGCGCTCCCTTCGTCAGTTTTATTTAGaatggtgaaattcaaaagtttgtGGGAAAATGGATATAAACggtttaaaatatcttttggtgagaataaacaagcaataaaatccactatttttaaaagcgagctcattaaaaataagaaattattaaaaattgcttgaaaaatcttaattttaaccgACTATCTgaacgtttaaaattatttctccacCTTCAGAAGggatttagatggtttttgaAAGTGTCAGATGACTTTTGGACATAAAATAAGGGTGTATACGATTAAAATTGTAGCTCAAAAGTCTTCAAATTGTGTGTTTCATATTTACTTGGTGCCTAAAAGTGAATCAGacgcacagaaaaataataaaccgtCTAATATTTCCAATCCATGGAAGCAAAAATAGTTCGTTGGATTGTATCAGAATAAGAAAGTGATAAGctgattgtaaaaattcattaaataaattacttgcGGAAAAAATCAGGCTACAACTAaattgtgtgtatttttattttgctgatttatCGCTCAAAAGTCTagtgttacattttttaacattgcaAAATTCGCGAACCATActcaaaacttttgttttaaccatatttcaatattaatttatttattttcccgtGTCTTCATTAATAGGTTCAAATGATTTGCATCTCCTTTCTTATTTTCGTACCCCTCAGATTCcacatatttcttttaatacaATCAGCTTATCACTTTCTTATATACACTTTCTCTTACATTCGACCAAAGCATTTCGCTCGCAATGAGCCTCTGGCTTGTCTACTAAAGAATTAAGCAGCTTAGCGAGTGACACGATACATTATAACCTGTCCTGTcctcatttcatttttcaagcgGAATaagatggaaaaataaaattcctccCTCTGTGCGCCGAGTCAAGTCGTCACGCAGTCAGTCCGTCGGTTTATCTCCGGAGAGGctcttctctttctttctttccttccttccttccccCGATTAATTAATCACAAAGCAGCAGAAGCGCCCGTTTTGCATTTCTCTAATTAATTGTGTCtgcccgccgcgcgcgcgatgatcaattaaaatttttgccgctgcacgcgcgcggcgggaaagaaagaagaaaataatactCGTTCGCTCACTCGCGCACCGCCTCCAGACAGattcgattaaattttattctctgctatgctactgctgctgctgctgtcgtTTTTGCTTGATGAGAAATAAAGTGAAAGAGTTGCACCGCTCACTCCGAGGATTAATTGCATGCAACCCTTTTCGCGCAGCGCGAGGGAGgaaagagggaaaaataaaaagaggcgCTGATGGCAAGTGTATGTATATATGCGCTTGGTGAACGAAGCGAGAAATAGCGCCACTGCTTGTGTTGCAGACAACGCGATTAATTGCTGCAGCACGCCGCGCACTTGCAGTAAAgcagaaaaatacatattgcCGAGAGCGAAATAGATCGTTTCATGatataaagtaaattttcaataaaaatgaactttttttttaaaaaaaaaattctccttGGTATGAGTGGTTGcgtaaaggaaaaaaataaaaaagcttacACATAAAAAtcacagaaaaataatcaatttttttgcaatattttcaatttttggaaagaaatataGACATTTTAaccagcgggagccagatgtgcggtaaaattggttgccactgcgcagatccaagatggcgtctgaatgtgggaaacaaaaagctctctttggattgccgtacgagtgtcaagagtttgtttttacgatccaaaagacacaattagtacgagtaatgcaaattatgtcacaaatgttgaccaaaacttggttctttttgcgcattttcacgtgactgttGTTTCGcaccatactccaccggacgccataactgcgcgtcacacgaatctggcccccgctgattttaacaaaattcagaaggtttttttatttaattagaactttagaaaatttttcgttcttaccataatttaaacttaaaaaataaatttcttagaTAGTATACCTCGAAATCATGACCTAATAAAGTTGAAAGAgtaataaatgaattgaaatttatcgtTTCATTCcaatctgcaaaatttaaactgtacttaaaatattttcctctctgtttaaatgatttgaaCTCAATttatgatataaattttaaaaacattgcTGAACttcttacatttattttattttaattattcttgcaTGCCATTGAAACGAACATAAAGGCATGAGTTTGCCATGTTATTAAGATctgtatttataattttcaagagtaggaaaattttctttgctttaaaagcaataaaacatGTCTCAAAATCGCAAACTGACTTTcacaattcaaaaatattatttggttgGAGAACCGATTATGCACTTATTAAACACTGAAGAGTGTGCAACAAGgtcattaaattatgtttcatctTGCTCATCATTCTCTGCACTAAACTAGCAGTCTTCGGATtatattttgctccaaaaatttcactaCTAGCCACCCATCCTGATTTAGTTGTTAGAGTagagaataattattcattatcgcgtaattaatttgatttcataataattcttgccgatttcttttttcctgaacaaaaaaaaatcaaatcaataattaattttgattagatttgatttaattgaacacaaaaaattcagtgaATGGTCCACCAAAtgaaagattttcaattttcttgttgcaGAAGACAGCATTGACGTGACGAACGAGGAGTCGACGCCAACGCCCCCGCGTTCGGTGCCGCCGATGGCGATCCAGCCGCCGGTAGGTTCGCTGGCCGCCCTGGCCGGAGGTCTGGCGCAGCTGCCGCGGCCAGGCGACGCGGCTCCTCTCTACCCTCCGACCGCCCAGGAAACCGTCTACGAGACGTCGGCCCGCCTGCTCTTCATGGCCGTCAAGTGGGCCAAGAACCTGCCCAGCTTCGCCAGTCTGCCCTTCAGGGACCAGGTGAACAAAATTGCTTGATATCGTTTAATTatgtttgtaaatattaaattgaacctTATTTAGTTGTTtccatcttttttaatttaaaacattttgttgtttgtttatttaatatttattttcttgaataaaattagagCATTTAGAGATTTGATGGTATCTTTTGTAAGATTGTCTAAAGCATTTAAAGACGAACTGATGACAAGTGATTcttaacaaaatattcttataataaaatgtataacTATTGGAAGTAAAAAGCATGCAGGAAAATGatcttacaaaatttaaatgcatcgGGATGTCtacaaattcataatttaagattttatttaagcgAACGAGTGTTTTCActctcaaaataaatcaattctttGTGACTAGCcttattaatttcttgatattttatcAGGTGATTTTACTGGAAGAGTCGTGGTCGGAGCTGTTCCTGCTGAACGCGATCCAGTGGTGCCTGCCGCTGGAGCAGTGCGCCCTCTTCTCCGTGGCCGAGCACACGCAGTCGGCGCACAATGGCAAGGCGGGCCAGATCGCCTCTGACATCAGGATCATGAACGACTGTCTGCACAGGTACAAGGTGGTCGGCGTCGACCCTGCCGAATTCGCCTGCATGAAGGCCATCGTCCTCTTTAGAGCAGGTCAGCacttgcatttatttaatttgtaatttatttcgtttgaTAAGCATCAGTTTTAATAATGAAGTTACCTCTACGCTAAAAAGAGatatctaaattaataattattcgtTAAAATTGAATACTTCTTtgatctttattaaaaatttatttatttttaaagtgttgaTGGCTTTAGCAttactctttttttaaatataaattaaaaataaagaaaatatataaatttatgaaaaaaagtaaaaaattaatgattgtaaatttattaaaaattaaatttctgcgCGTGTTCGTTTTAAGACACTATATGAGCATAAATtacgaaatttcattttatttttgttatttattgtatCGTCTAAAGCAGTGTACTTTGCATCTGAAGCATTCTGAACCTAGAAAACCATCAAAAACttctttattttccaaattaactaccattttttaatatttatttgatctgTAAAGGTAAACAGCGTCCGCAGCATTTTCGTCGCTGGATTTTTAttagagtgtatttcaagaacaaGACCGAAAAATAATACCGGTTTTCCGGTATTGTTCTTGTTTtgccggatttttttcaaagttcaaTACCAGAACAATACCAAACAATACTGGAAAAGGCAATAcaagaatattgttttttcctgaattctttATGGTGGTAGagaaattttcatagaaaaattcttccaatttttaaaaatccctatttttggtcgtgtaaattttttattttcaataaaaattgcagaaacatccgcaaaatagtttttttccggaaaaatgcgtgtttttgcgaaccctgcacTGGTTATACCAAGAGACCAAAAATTTCCCTGTCCCGTCCCATCCctgtcttgaaataaaaaattcaacccgcgtccctcagggacgggacgggaatcctgtaatccctgtccctggtcccctttctagtttcaattttaaaatatatttaattaagcaaaatgacaattttattaaaatgccaaagtaagatttgataatataaaacttaaaaaagatgTCTTCCAggaaaaatcccaaaaacaataaatttttccaaaaaaagcaataccgaaacaagatttttttttgtcagaaaagcAATACTAAAACAAGaaggtttgaaaaacaatacaagacaagaaaattttaaatattcctttcaGAAACAATACCGGAACAATACCAGTTTCGTCCAGAAAAGTTCCagacaatacaaaaatttggtcttgaaatacactctatTTTTATCCctatatgaaattaaatctgacAAAATATAcgatttaatacattttaacgtaaataattatgactggaaaattgattaaaaaaattaaatgggtTGAAAATATCcaccttaaaattaaacgtttaTGTTTTAGGTGGTTTGGCTTAGACGATTATTATTGTGGTTTAAATGGCttaaattgagaatttttGCAGTCCCATGATGATTTGATGCGCAGAAAAAGTCAATCTTATTAAATTCTCTCTcctataatattttaaattttttttgaaatgattttattgtgGTTAGATTTAAACctggataaaattaattgcagaaaCGCGTGGTTTGAAGGACCCTAGTCAGGTGGAAAACCTGCAGGACCAGGCTCAAGTGATGCTGGGGCAGCACACGCGGGCGCAGCATCCGACGCAGCCGGCCCGGTTCGgtcggctgctgctgatgctgccgTTGCTGCGGCACGTGGCCACCAACAGGGTGGAGCACATCTTCTTCCAGAAGACCATCGGAAACACGCCGATGGAGAAGGTGCTCTGCGACATGTACAAGAACTAACGAACTAATGTGTGAGAGTGTGCGTGGAATGGACTACCGGAGCGAAtggcaattattattgaaactAGCTCTTGTAACTGTTACACTCActctaatatgtataattattaaattgcataTAAACCACCGATGTAAAACACGTCTTAATTCATATTGGATATATCTAGTCTCTTAGTGCGTCGTCATTGTAAATTTGTAACTGTTTCAGAGTAGGGCCTATTTAGCAGATGACTTTTTGGAAGATTTAGTTGGCCTAATTATTGcattaattatgtaatttataaTGGTACATCattaatgtgaaaaaataaagtgtcCAAATTATTAAACACACTTCAAGATTTCTTTTCTTCACTGCTCGTCCccgtcaaaattaataaaaaatatgcaaccgCTTCGACCAACGTGCTGCACCGGTTGTCTAACTcttattatttctcaaaaagaCCAGAGCCAGGAATTTAGACGATTATTTTTGGAGAATAAAATCCACTACTTTTAAACTGTTTGTATTTATAGTCATTTATAAACTTTATAAACACGGTAAAAGGcattttccaaaagaaaacactgaattcttcaatattttaagAGGCTTCCGCCATGCGTCCAATGCTATCCTTGACAAAATTGTTGCATTTAacgcataaaaataaatattttaaattaggtgcagcgggggccagattcgtgcgacgcgcagatatggcgtccggtggagtatggcgcgaaaaaacggtcacgcgaaaatgcgcgaaaagaaccaagttttcgtcaatatggcataatttgcattgattgtactaattcaccagttgcataaaccctaagtgttcgaagccgccaacagatggcgccaccgtagactttcgattttaaggcacttccgctgcgatttcagactcaatctagctaccgtgcattcttcaattaatttgctattttttgacgtgctgaaaaccaaaatcggttcagccaatcgccgtagaatcgtgaaaaactattttttgaaataaaaaaatcttttccaacgtttctacggcgaatggctgaaccgattttggttttcagcacgtcaaaaaatagcaaattaattaaaaaaagcaaaatagctagattgagtttgaaatcgctgcggaaatgccttaaaaccgcttaaaacaaaatttttaagaaagtctgtggttgcgtcATCTGTTGGCGACTTTAATAACTAAgtgtttatgcaactggtcaattatgtcttttggatcgtaaaaacaaactcttgacactcgtacggcaatccaaagagagctttttatttcccacattcagacgccatcttggatctgcgcagtgcggaccaattttatcgcacttctggcccccgctgatcaGGTGAAAAGCATCTAATGTCACCATAgcctttaaaatgatttaattccatTCCCCAATTTAAATCCTACCAAattgggagaaaattaaaaaaaattaaacatattttagtgtatatatttattgcaaaataaatttttatattatccTAGAGAGTGCAGTCAAGAAGAGGGAAGATTTGATTTCATCGCAGTGGTGGAGTGAAGGGCAAGGAGAAAAACTCGTGaatgatattttgtttaatgagtacacattttatttctcagaAACTCGTCACCCATTAATCAACATTTGCTCAATCTGAAGCAACCAATCAATCGTCTCAGCGgcacttaaaatataaataatatttattccatttgaTAGAAGAACATACAGGCAAACCacttaataaaattctctGCTTTTCCTCGTGACTCAACCAACAATTACAAATaaagaacatttatttaattttctctttatacAATAGCTAACGGTagcatttttaagaaatacgCGTTTTGTTTTCAGTATTTTCATATCAAATAACTTGCTGAACAAGacttaaaaaaacagctttgCGTGCGCTTCATTTGTAAACCTGCTGACCTAGAAAGACTAAAATCAAGTATGTTGCGTGTCtctggttttaaatttaattctcctCTACTACTCCCTGTTGTATCAAAAAATCATCGCTTTGccgacaattattattgtagcaagctatcatatttttttcccgcTCGATTTCAACGGTTTTTCACATAGGCAGGTTCTCTGTACAattttgctgttgctgctccATCGGTATCGCCCacgataaaaattgcacattcAAATTGCACTACAAACAAGAAACGAACAAGAAGAGTCTGTATAGCCATCGAGACgaaaatcacatttaaaaaaatgtaaaactaCAACCAAGTTTCATCGAAAGTTTCACATGTACAGAGAGGGCACTTATTTTCTTcgtagcattaaatttttattacaacgtgacgtgtgtgtgtgtgtttgtttgtttgtttttaaaaacataaaagtatattttttgcgtttttcatcatttttcaacaaatagtGGGCTTAAAACTAAATCAACTATATATCGATATCGCGCTAATCGTAGTAATAACTCTCACAACAGTTTGATTTTCATCGGCTTGGCAGAACGAATTCTTATTCGCGCGTTCGATAAACATACAGAAACACCACCTGAGTGTATTACGTgttattcttttgttttttttttgtacaaatcaATTTCTCAAACTAGAAACTTACTTCGTCCTTACGTAACACTCATGagatcttaaaaaattgttagaaaataacaaattccCTCATTTACATTTTGAATGCGTcaagaaactaaaaaaaatgaatccgTATATGTGCGGAATGCcactctaaaataaaaaaggtctCGAGTTTTGCTGGgaagaagagaaaaagagaaaaaaaactaggCAAGATCTTCTGAAAGCCTCCAAAGTGACTATTCTTGAGCAAACTCAGCGAATTTTGAATGTGCCCTCGTGATTGTGTCGGTTAATTGTCCTACTTTGTTAGAAAAAAGTCACGCATCAAGCATTTACGTTCGGCCGCGCAGCAGGGttgtttaataaacaaaaataaataaattgaaataaccgGAAATTATCAAgctagttttaataatttgttctcATCGAAAGATGACCTtgatacaattaaaattctaattttgctcaatttgaCATATTTTCTCCAGAGCTATCCAACGTTTTGAGGAaattctttgttgtgaaattaaatttcgagtAGGGAGACAATCAACACCATTTGAAATGCAATCATTTCTAACTTTGCGGccagttttataaaaaaattgtcaatttggaatttaaattacggATTTCCAAGTATCAACCTTTAAAGGAAAGTCATTAGTGTTTCTGGTAGttagttgaaatatttaaattaaaaacaatgctCATTTAGAGCACGCTGATTGGACAACCCAGATCGACCTCATTATCGAGCATTCTGATTAATTGTGGAACAATGCGCGCTGCGCTGTTTCAAGGCTCTTTGTAGTGCTTGATGCGTGGAAAAGagtgaatatatatattatatctgCTTGCTCTATGCTTTCCAACCTGATCTACAGGCTTTTGAACATTCACAATTTTGATGCAGCGCGGAAACCAAAGGCTTTAATTAATCGATTGGCCCActaactaaaattattaattaatcagaGCGTAATGTATGTACTATGCGCGTAGTTAATCTTTGTTTCTTTTGTTCAACCTCACTATTTTCGTGGTGATGTAAGTACATGCTCTCAAGTAAAAGCCTTTTTCAAAGACTTGTCTTACTCtttgtgtatgtatgtgtgtgtgtgtgtgtgcaacgGCAAGACACAATATGTGACAAATCTGACCTTGAATATTAAAACGAAGAGAAACTGGCAACGAGGAGATCAGATTTGGCGAACAATGTGCCACCCTCCTGTGTTTCCAAATGAGTTTGACTTGCAATTTGTAGCATTCTTTACACGTATAAATTCGACCCTCTAACCTTAATAGATTTCACGGTAGTAATAATTCTCTTTTTACTTCAACTAGGAATTTCGTATTGTATGATTTTAAGGGTAATTCTTCACCATGTGCGGCGACAATAGTGttgtagtttttttctttgaaatgacTCTAGAAAGCGCTAGTAATTTATCTGTCTctttttttatacattatacatttaaagTGTTAAATCTGTTTTTCTTGCGATAATAAAACTAACTCTCTGCTTATTCCACTTACGTTCTTCTTAAGAAACCTCTTTGGATTTGTGCGTTAACATTTCAAAATCTTACAGTCCTATTGCGGCGTAAACTGTGATTTCATCGACTCAATGCAGCTCTCTTCCCTTAATTTAATACGCGCTCTTTCGCTCGCCTATATTCTTACTTAGAGTAAAAGTGTGATTTCTTGTTAGGTGGATTCCAAAAAGCTGTTTTGGTAATGCAACATctatatttagatttttgtgTCCCgaaaattgatgttttattCCAGAGAAAATTTATAGAGGTATACACATGCGATGAAACGTgtgaattctttttttttcttaatcaaAAGTTTGCCATCTGAAgatcaaaaattgcattttaaaaatcgtccGGGACGAAAATTTGTTAGTTTGTTTGAACAAGGAAACTCTTCGGATGATACGTTTTAGTTGGTggtgaattatttgaatttgtgttGCCTCACCTGATCCGGAAGTCAATTAACAAAGGTTGAATtccaatatattaaaaaaggtgagttccattttatttcttatgaGATGAATCGACAGACacgtattttttcaaatagaagaaaataaaattttccctttagGGTTTGTTCTCGGCTCTATATTTTCTTGTATTCTTAGAgcaaaaaacttaaaacaTTCTGCAAGCTGATGGAATTACCAAAGTTTCTTATAAAAACttccattcaatttttatttaaaaaatactagaaataaattttgattaaacaaGAAAGATCTCCAAGATGTATAAtttctttccaattttcaaTGGCCACCTATTTAgtgccatttaatttttaataattacttgaaatttactcaaataggataa
It encodes:
- the LOC135937321 gene encoding photoreceptor-specific nuclear receptor-like isoform X3, with the protein product MELAPPLPPPARALPFSSFAARWLAAGGGGAAACRLSSSGAHRPGRLLMDQLSPTTLLLEQHTPRLFCWRTDMDQAHNQDHDTLDNVSSRRGSPGADSTFSPTASRSPSPRMVCRSPGMPSFPHPSMSLASGLGMGPCPPCAPHTLIQANRSPPPGFLMHGTHPGPPSSSPLSNGGKKLPTGLTCVVCGDTSSGKHYGILACNGCSGFFKRSVRRRLIYRCQAGTGRCIVDKAHRNQCQACRLKKCLEMGMNKDAVQNERQPRNTATIRPEALMEMEQGRALREAAVAVGVFGLCCRPPVNGPLGMALGPPRYAPTMLAPAPENSTTSSKPDNNDDEDSIDVTNEESTPTPPRSVPPMAIQPPVGSLAALAGGLAQLPRPGDAAPLYPPTAQETVYETSARLLFMAVKWAKNLPSFASLPFRDQVILLEESWSELFLLNAIQWCLPLEQCALFSVAEHTQSAHNGKAGQIASDIRIMNDCLHRYKVVGVDPAEFACMKAIVLFRAETRGLKDPSQVENLQDQAQVMLGQHTRAQHPTQPARFGRLLLMLPLLRHVATNRVEHIFFQKTIGNTPMEKVLCDMYKN